A genomic segment from Mustela lutreola isolate mMusLut2 chromosome 15, mMusLut2.pri, whole genome shotgun sequence encodes:
- the GRN gene encoding progranulin, translating to METEVGGPSRCQALVRELPRPRLPSERGAGRRQTMWTVVSWVALVAGLVAGTQCPGGQFCPGACCLDPGGASYSCCHSVLGQWPTVLSGQLGRPCRVDAHCSPGYSCLLTVSGTSSCCPFPEAVSCADGHHCCPRGYHCSADGRSCFQRSDTNPLGAIQCPDSRFECPNSSTCCTMRDGSWGCCPMPQASCCEDKVHCCPHGTSCDLAHARCLTATGSHPLAKKIPAQRSSGAVILCPDGQSQCPDGSTCCQLPSGNYGCCPMPNAICCSDHLHCCPQDTVCDLVQNKCLSKENAMDLLTKLPANAVQEVKCDMEVSCPDGYTCCRLQSGAWGCCPFAQAVCCEDHVHCCPAGFKCDTAKGTCEQKARQMPWVVRTPAHLRLPIPQAVENDVPCDNITSCPSSSTCCRLASGEWGCCPAPEAVCCSDHKHCCPHGYTCLAEGHCQKGSKTVTGLEKMPARQASLSHRRDMGCDQHTSCPVGQTCCPSLSGGWACCQLPHAVCCEDRQHCCPAGYTCNVKARSCEKEADSAHLAARLAHGSRVAVGNVECGAGHFCHDNQTCCRDSRGGWACCPYRQGVCCADQRHCCPAGFRCGAKGTKCLRRESLRWDMPLRDPAPRQLL from the exons ATGGAAACGGAGGTGGGCGGGCCATCGCGCTGCCAGGCCCTAGTCCGTGAGCTTCCCCGGCCGCGGCTACCCAGCGAGCGCGGAGCCGGTCGCAG GCAGACCATGTGGACCGTGGTGAGCTGGGTGGCCTTAGTGGCAGGGCTGGTGGCTGGAACACAGTGCCCAGGTGGTCAGTTCTGCCCTGGGGCCTGCTGCCTGGACCCAGGAGGAGCGAGCTACAGTTGCTGCCATTCTGTTCTG GGCCAGTGGCCCACAGTGCTGAGCGGGCAGCTGGGGCGCCCCTGCCGGGTAGATGCCCACTGCTCTCCTGGCTACTCCTGCCTCCTCACCGTCTCTGGGACCTCCAGCTGCTGCCCGTTCCCAGAG GCCGTGTCCTGCGCTGATGGCCACCACTGCTGCCCTCGGGGCTACCACTGCAGCGCCGACGGGCGGTCCTGCTTCCAGAGATCAG ATACCAACCCCTTGGGTGCCATCCAGTGCCCTGACAGCCGGTTCGAATGCCCCAACTCCTCCACGTGCTGCACTATGCGAGATGGCTCCTGGGGCTGCTGCCCCATGCCCCAG GCTTCTTGCTGCGAAGACAAGGTGCactgctgtccccatgggacatCCTGCGACCTGGCTCATGCCCGCTGCCTCACGGCTACAGGCTCCCACCCCCTAGCAAAGAAGATCCCTGCACAGAGGAGTAGTGGGGCAG TGATCTTATGCCCAGATGGACAGTCCCAGTGTCCTGATGGTTCTACCTGCTGCCAGCTGCCCAGTGGGAATTATGGCTGCTGCCCGATGCCTAAT GCCATCTGTTGCTCGGACCACCTGCACTGTTGCCCCCAGGACACTGTGTGCGACCTAGTCCAGAATAAGTGCCTCTCCAAGGAGAACGCTATGGACCTCCTCACCAAGCTGCCCGCAAATGCAG TGCAGGAAGTGAAATGTGACATGGAGGTGAGCTGCCCAGATGGCTACACCTGCTGCCGCCTGCAGTCGGGGGCCTGGGGCTGCTGCCCTTTCGCCCAG GCTGTGTGCTGTGAAGACCACGTACACTGCTGCCCAGCTGGGTTTAAATGTGACACAGCGAAGGGCACCTGTGAACAGAAGGCTCGCCAGATGCCCTGGGTGGTGCGGACCCCAGCCCACCTTCGCCTGCCAATCCCCCAGGCGGTGGAGAACGATGTCCCCTGTGATAACATCACCAGCTGTCCCTCCTCCAGTACCTGCTGTCGACTGGCATCTGGGGAGTGGGGCTGCTGTCCTGCCCCAGAG gctGTCTGCTGCTCAGACCACAAGCATTGCTGCCCCCATGGCTACACGTGCTTGGCCGAGGGCCACTGTCAGAAGGGAAGCAAGACGGTGACTGGATTGGAGAAGATGCCTGCCCGCCAGGCCTCCCTGTCTCACCGCAGAGACATGGGCTGTGACCAGCACACCAGCTGCCCCGTGGGGCAGACCTGCTGCCCCAGCCTGAGTGGGGGCTGGGCCTGCTGCCAGTTGCCTCAC GCTGTGTGCTGTGAGGACCGCCAGCACTGCTGCCCGGCTGGGTACACGTGCAACGTGAAAGCCCGATCCTGCGAGAAGGAGGCGGACTCGGCCCACCTGGCTGCCCGCCTGGCCCATGGCTCTCGGGTGGCTGTGGGAAACGTGGAGTGTGGGGCAGGGCACTTTTGCCACGATAACCAGACCTGCTGTCGAGACAGCCGAGGGGGCTGGGCCTGCTGTCCCTATCGCCAG GGTGTCTGCTGTGCAGATCAGCGTCACTGCTGCCCGGCAGGCTTCCGTTGTGGGGCCAAGGGCACCAAGTGCCTGCGGAGGGAGAGCCTGCGCTGGGACATGCCACTGAGGGACCCAGCCCCGAGACAGCTGCTGTGA